In Helianthus annuus cultivar XRQ/B chromosome 3, HanXRQr2.0-SUNRISE, whole genome shotgun sequence, a single window of DNA contains:
- the LOC110930412 gene encoding wall-associated receptor kinase 2, translating to MLLHIILSLYAFPFAMGLGTLQGSNMNNIAKPNCPTHCGNVEVPYPFGIGNDTGCSLDNSFYVTCNTSYKDPKLFLRSSNIEIYNISDSEFRIGTGVAYKCYNQDGTIKDEFDWWARLGTFTFSQKNTFTVLGCDDLSMIRGKNGAEFTGGCLGLCSKAQDLPANGTCSGIGCCQTSIPNGLEYYNATLYTFRNHTDVWAFNRCGYAFLGEEDSFVFHGVSDLYAESAVVERIKSTVPVVVDWAIAPDTRGCSKSSACKENSSCYEVDTGGYRCRCNNGYEGNPYLDPGCQDINECEDPGTNPCYGDCINTRGSYNCSCPLGSFGDAKIENGCHWYKDSKFSSNIFTIVTVCGLLAVLSGIAGILYGIRRRKLMKLRERFFEQNGGVLLRQKINSQGSHEAMTLFSTVQLRKATRNYSKDNIIGRGAYGVVYKGVLSDKRVVAIKKSKIVDASQAEQFINEVLILTQVIHRHVVKLLGCCLEEEVPVLVYEFISNNTLHHHIHSRLGGMSWLSWENRLRVAVEAASALAYLHSETIMPIIHRDVKSTNILVDENYTAKISDFGASRLVPLDHQQVTTLIQGTLGYLDPEYFNTSQLTEKSDVYSFGVVLAELMTGKKPIGVDRSNLENNLATHFVKLVTENRLYGIVEPRILREGTLEQIQAVGDLVKRCLNLQGKDRPTMKEVAVELHRLRKFTTQPWVQQQTFQDARSVVLEVEQSDLYEVPLVSYGSRDRESCSNSTDNTIEENKPR from the exons ATGCTTCTTCATATTATTCTTAGTCTTTATGCATTTCCTTTTGCAATGGGCTTGGGAACTCTTCAAGGTTCCAACATGAACAATATAGCAAAGCCAAACTGTCCAACCCACTGCGGGAATGTGGAAGTTCCTTACCCTTTTGGTATCGGTAATGACACGGGTTGTTCCCTTGACAACTCGTTCTACGTGACTTGTAACACGTCTTACAAGGATCCAAAGTTGTTTCTCCGTTCAAGCAATATAGAAATATACAATATTTCAGATTCAGAGTTCCGTATTGGCACTGGTGTTGCTTATAAGTGCTACAACCAAGATGGAACTATAAAAGATGAATTTGATTGGTGGGCAAGGTTGGGAACATTCACTTTCTCCCAAAAGAACACGTTCACCGTCCTTGGGTGTGATGATCTTTCTATGATCAGAGGGAAAAACGGTGCAGAATTTACTGGCGGCTGTTTGGGGCTATGCAGCAAAGCACAGGATTTGCCTGCTAATGGGACGTGCTCAGGAATTGGCTGTTGCCAGACATCCATACCGAATGGCCTAGAGTACTACAATGCTACACTCTACACTTTTCGAAACCACACAGATGTTTGGGCCTTCAACCGCTGTGGCTATGCGTTTCTTGGAGAGGAAGACAGTTTTGTGTTCCATGGTGTCAGTGATTTATATGCTGAATCTGCTGTTGTGGAGAGGATAAAGTCCACTGTCCCTGTTGTGGTAGATTGGGCAATTGCTCCGGACACTCGTGGTTGCTCTAAGTCTTCGGCATGCAAAGAAAACAGTTCATGCTATGAGGTAGACACTGGTGGATATCGTTGTAGATGCAACAATGGTTACGAGGGTAACCCTTATCTTGATCCAGGCTGCCAAG ACATCAACGAGTGTGAGGATCCAGGAACCAACCCCTGCTATGGTGATTGCATAAATACTCGAGGGAGTTACAATTGTAGTTGCCCATTGGGATCTTTTGGTGATGCCAAAATAGAAAATGGTTGTCACTGgtataaagattcaaaattttCTTCAAACATATTCACTATAG TAACGGTGTGTGGCCTGTTAGCGGTACTATCTGGTATAGCGGGAATTTTATATGGTATAAGGAGGAGGAAGCTAATGAAGCTCCGAGAAAGGTTCTTCGAGCAAAATGGGGGTGTGTTGCTGAGACAAAAGATTAATTCACAAGGGTCTCATGAGGCAATGACTTTGTTTAGCACCGTACAGCTTCGTAAAGCCACCCGTAATTATTCTAAAGATAATATCATTGGTCGAGGTGCCTATGGTGTAGTGTATAAAGGAGTTTTATCTGACAAACGTGTAGTTGCAATAAAGAAGTCTAAAATAGTGGATGCGAGCCAAGCAGAGCAGTTCATAAATGAAGTTTTGATCCTTACACAAGTCATCCATCGACATGTGGTAAAGCTTTTAGGTTGTTGCCTAGAAGAGGAAGTCCCTGTACTAGTTTATGAATTTATCTCTAATAACACTCTTCACCATCACATTCATTCTAGATTGGGTGGAATGAGTTGGTTATCATGGGAAAACCGATTAAGGGTAGCTGTTGAAGCTGCTAGTGCACTTGCATACCTTCATTCAGAAACCATTATGCCAATTATACACCGAGATGTCAAGTCCACCAACATATTAGTGGATGAAAACTACACCGCAAAAATTTCAGATTTTGGCGCATCAAGATTAGTCCCATTAGATCACCAACAAGTAACTACTCTTATTCAGGGTACACTAGGGTATTTGGATCCAGAGTACTTCAACACAAGCCAACTAACTGAGAAAAGTGATGTATATAGCTTTGGTGTGGTCCTTGCAGAACTCATGACCGGAAAAAAACCTATTGGTGTTGATAGATCCAATCTTGAGAATAATTTAGCAACACATTTTGTCAAATTAGTTACAGAAAACCGCTTATATGGAATTGTTGAACCTCGAATATTGCGTGAAGGGACACTTGAGCAAATACAAGCTGTAGGTGATCTCGTAAAAAGATGCCTTAATTTACAAGGCAAGGATAGACCTACCATGAAAGAGGTGGCAGTGGAGCTACATAGATTGAGGAAATTCACAACTCAACCTTGGGTTCAACAACAAACATTTCAAGACGCTAGAAGTGTAGTCCTAGAAGTTGAGCAATCTGATCTTTACGAGGTCCCATTAGTTTCGTATGGTAGTCGTGATAGGGAATCTTGCTCAAACAGCACAGACAATACAATTGAAGAAAACAAACCacgttaa